The following coding sequences are from one Gossypium hirsutum isolate 1008001.06 chromosome A12, Gossypium_hirsutum_v2.1, whole genome shotgun sequence window:
- the LOC107928097 gene encoding probable LRR receptor-like serine/threonine-protein kinase At1g07650 isoform X4, translated as MGRLATHPSTMNILFGLMILTVLMLICMEPNQVEAQVEPPYPPDYEVRALHEIATELGKKDWNYNENPCNNKSSWFTPPPPPNVPEAINNSTVTCNCSFPNGECHIDGIYLLGQDLDGVLPRSLVKLSHIKVLVLYLNYLNGTIPREWAALKLETLNVAMNRLSGPIPSYLGNITSLKYLSLENNLFSGTILPEFGKLVNLENLTLSANYLIGKFPSFLANLSNIKELRISSNNFSGKMPDIFQSWKQLEKLEIQASGFEGPIPSSLALLHNLVELRISDLPGEGSKFPNLKNMKNMYRLILRSCNISGPIPDYIWELSGMQILDLSFNNLEGNISDTESLTKTQYMYLTHNSLSGHIPNWLSIRDSRYQIDLSYNNITESSDSPSCRENLNLFKSFSGGKTLGLDNCLKNFPCSKDWYSVNINCAGGATAINGIDYEGDEDLGGPAKYFPLRETWETSSTGLFWDTDVTSRDFIAQNVSILRIKNSELYTRARLSPLSLTYYFRCLANGNYTVTLHFAEIVIRDNRSYQSLGRRIFDVYVQEKLELKDFSIQNEAKGVDKAVLRKIKTVVSNKTLTIRFHWAGKGTTATPRRGTYGPLISAISVDSDHKPRVLNSWEKNLKFVVAAVVSVLCLILVILGILWRKGYFRPKPSKEQVLRGLDLQTGFFTFRQMQAATNNFDAANKIGEGGFGAVYMVLKKAS; from the exons ATGGGCAGACTTGCTACACATCCTTCAACCATGAATATACTCTTTGGGCTCATGATTCTTACAGTCTTGATGCTCATTTGCATGGAACCAAACCAAGTTGAAGCCCAAGTGGAGCCGCCCTATCCTCCAGATTATGAAG TAAGAGCTCTTCATGAGATAGCAACAGAACTTGGGAAGAAGGATTGGAATTACAATGAAAACCCTTGCAACAATAAGTCAAGTTGGTTTACTCCACCGCCGCCGCCAAATGTGCCAGAGGCCATTAACAACAGTACTGTCACCTGCAATTGCTCCTTCCCCAATGGTGAATGTCATATTGATGGCAT CTATCTTTTGGGGCAGGATCTTGATGGTGTTCTACCACGCTCACTTGTCAAGCTATCACATATTAAAGTATT GGTACTATATCTGAACTATCTTAATGGCACAATACCACGTGAATGGGCTGCTCTGAAGTTGGAGACACT GAATGTTGCTATGAACCGCTTATCGGGGCCAATTCCAAGCTATTTAGGAAACATAACCTCTCTAAAATATCT GAGCCTGGAGAACAACCTGTTTTCTGGAACTATTCTTCCCGAGTTTGGGAAATTGGTCAACCTGGAAAACCT TACTCTTAGTGCTAACTATCTCATCGGGAAGTTTCCCTCATTCCTGGCTAATCTGTCTAATATAAAAGAACT TAGGATTAGCAGTAACAATTTCTCTGGTAAGATGCCcgacatttttcaaagttggaagcAACTTGAGAAATT AGAGATTCAAGCTAGTGGTTTTGAAGGGCCAATTCCTTCAAGCTTAGCACTCTTGCATAACTTAGTGGAACT AAGGATCAGTGACTTACCTGGAGAGGGTTCAAAGTTTCCGaacttaaaaaatatgaaaaacatgtaTAGATT GATATTACGTAGCTGCAACATATCTGGACCAATCCCTGATTACATATGGGAACTTTCGGGAAtgcaaatttt AGATCTCAGCTTCAACAACTTGGAAGGTAACATTTCAGATACTGAAAGCCTTACAAAAACGCAATACAT GTATCTGACACACAACTCGCTTAGTGGGCACATTCCAAATTGGTTGAGTATTAGAGACAGCCGCTA CCAGATAGATctttcttataataatattacTGAAAGCTCTGACTCGCCTTCTTGTCGGGAAAATCT AAATTTGTTCAAAAGCTTCTCAGGAGGCAAAACCCT AGGACTAGATAACTGCCTGAAGAACTTTCCTTGCTCAAAAG ATTGGTATTCAGTAAATATAAACTGTGCTGGAGGAGCAACAGCTATTAATGGCATCGACTATGAGGGTGATGAAGACTTAGGAGGTCCAGCAAAATATTTTCCTCTCAGAGAGACTTGGGAAACTAGTAGCACGGGGCTTTTCTGGGATACCGATGTTACTTCAAGGGACTTTATAGCACAAAACGTTTCCATTCTCAGAATAAAGAACTCCGAGTTATACACAAGAGCACGCCTCTCTCCTCTTTCTCTGACATATTACTTCCGTTGCTTAGCAAATGGAAATTATACGGTTACACTTCATTTTGCGGAGATAGTTATCAGAGACAATAGATCCTATCAAAGTCTTGGAAGGAGGATATTTGATGTTTATGTCCAG GAGAAACTAGAATTGAAAGATTTCAGTATTCAAAATGAGGCAAAGGGTGTCGATAAAGCggttttaaggaaaattaaaaCTGTTGTCAGCAACAAAACTTTGACAATACGCTTTCACTGGGCTGGGAAGGGAACAACTGCAACCCCAAGAAGAGGAACATATGGTCCCTTGATATCAGCTATTTCAGTAGACTCTG ATCACAAGCCTCGAGTTCTCAATTCATGGGAAAAGAATTTGAAGTTTGTAGTGGCAGCTGTTGTTTCTGTTCTGTGCCTGATTTTGGTAATCTTAGGCATTCTATGGCGGAAAGGCTATTTTCGACCCAAGCCATCAAAGGAACAAG TCTTGAGGGGGTTAGATCTGCAGACTGGCTTTTTTACCTTCAGACAAATGCAAGCTGCTACAAACAACTTTGACGCTGCAAATAAAATTGGAGAAGGTGGTTTTGGGGCCGTCTACATG GTCCTAAAGAAAGCCAGCTGA
- the LOC107928097 gene encoding probable LRR receptor-like serine/threonine-protein kinase At1g07650 isoform X2 produces MKTLATISQVGLLHRRRQMCQRPLTTVLSPAIAPSPMVNVILMASIFWGRILMVFYHAHLSSYHILKVLYLNYLNGTIPREWAALKLETLNVAMNRLSGPIPSYLGNITSLKYLSLENNLFSGTILPEFGKLVNLENLTLSANYLIGKFPSFLANLSNIKELRISSNNFSGKMPDIFQSWKQLEKLEIQASGFEGPIPSSLALLHNLVELRISDLPGEGSKFPNLKNMKNMYRLILRSCNISGPIPDYIWELSGMQILDLSFNNLEGNISDTESLTKTQYMYLTHNSLSGHIPNWLSIRDSRYQIDLSYNNITESSDSPSCRENLNLFKSFSGGKTLGLDNCLKNFPCSKDWYSVNINCAGGATAINGIDYEGDEDLGGPAKYFPLRETWETSSTGLFWDTDVTSRDFIAQNVSILRIKNSELYTRARLSPLSLTYYFRCLANGNYTVTLHFAEIVIRDNRSYQSLGRRIFDVYVQEKLELKDFSIQNEAKGVDKAVLRKIKTVVSNKTLTIRFHWAGKGTTATPRRGTYGPLISAISVDSDHKPRVLNSWEKNLKFVVAAVVSVLCLILVILGILWRKGYFRPKPSKEQVLRGLDLQTGFFTFRQMQAATNNFDAANKIGEGGFGAVYMGELLDGTIIAIKKLSSKSKQGDREFLNELGMISGLQHPNVVRLYGCCVEGIQLLLVYEYMKNNSLARALFGPKESQLKLDWPTRQKICLGIAKGLAFLHEESSLKVVHRDIKTTNVLLDGDLSAKISDFGLAKFDEEENTHISTRIAGTIGYMAPEYALWGYLTFKADVYSFGIVALEIVTGKNNTKYRPEEDYVCLQDWALVLQQKGNLMELVDPRLGTEFNEEEAIRMTKVALLCTNSSPALRPTMSEVVNMLEGRTLVPELILDPSIFADESRFGAVKDQFNRMQSQSSKTTTITQSSDSTSTALLGSSSTLVEHQ; encoded by the exons ATGAAAACCCTTGCAACAATAAGTCAAGTTGGTTTACTCCACCGCCGCCGCCAAATGTGCCAGAGGCCATTAACAACAGTACTGTCACCTGCAATTGCTCCTTCCCCAATGGTGAATGTCATATTGATGGCAT CTATCTTTTGGGGCAGGATCTTGATGGTGTTCTACCACGCTCACTTGTCAAGCTATCACATATTAAA GGTACTATATCTGAACTATCTTAATGGCACAATACCACGTGAATGGGCTGCTCTGAAGTTGGAGACACT GAATGTTGCTATGAACCGCTTATCGGGGCCAATTCCAAGCTATTTAGGAAACATAACCTCTCTAAAATATCT GAGCCTGGAGAACAACCTGTTTTCTGGAACTATTCTTCCCGAGTTTGGGAAATTGGTCAACCTGGAAAACCT TACTCTTAGTGCTAACTATCTCATCGGGAAGTTTCCCTCATTCCTGGCTAATCTGTCTAATATAAAAGAACT TAGGATTAGCAGTAACAATTTCTCTGGTAAGATGCCcgacatttttcaaagttggaagcAACTTGAGAAATT AGAGATTCAAGCTAGTGGTTTTGAAGGGCCAATTCCTTCAAGCTTAGCACTCTTGCATAACTTAGTGGAACT AAGGATCAGTGACTTACCTGGAGAGGGTTCAAAGTTTCCGaacttaaaaaatatgaaaaacatgtaTAGATT GATATTACGTAGCTGCAACATATCTGGACCAATCCCTGATTACATATGGGAACTTTCGGGAAtgcaaatttt AGATCTCAGCTTCAACAACTTGGAAGGTAACATTTCAGATACTGAAAGCCTTACAAAAACGCAATACAT GTATCTGACACACAACTCGCTTAGTGGGCACATTCCAAATTGGTTGAGTATTAGAGACAGCCGCTA CCAGATAGATctttcttataataatattacTGAAAGCTCTGACTCGCCTTCTTGTCGGGAAAATCT AAATTTGTTCAAAAGCTTCTCAGGAGGCAAAACCCT AGGACTAGATAACTGCCTGAAGAACTTTCCTTGCTCAAAAG ATTGGTATTCAGTAAATATAAACTGTGCTGGAGGAGCAACAGCTATTAATGGCATCGACTATGAGGGTGATGAAGACTTAGGAGGTCCAGCAAAATATTTTCCTCTCAGAGAGACTTGGGAAACTAGTAGCACGGGGCTTTTCTGGGATACCGATGTTACTTCAAGGGACTTTATAGCACAAAACGTTTCCATTCTCAGAATAAAGAACTCCGAGTTATACACAAGAGCACGCCTCTCTCCTCTTTCTCTGACATATTACTTCCGTTGCTTAGCAAATGGAAATTATACGGTTACACTTCATTTTGCGGAGATAGTTATCAGAGACAATAGATCCTATCAAAGTCTTGGAAGGAGGATATTTGATGTTTATGTCCAG GAGAAACTAGAATTGAAAGATTTCAGTATTCAAAATGAGGCAAAGGGTGTCGATAAAGCggttttaaggaaaattaaaaCTGTTGTCAGCAACAAAACTTTGACAATACGCTTTCACTGGGCTGGGAAGGGAACAACTGCAACCCCAAGAAGAGGAACATATGGTCCCTTGATATCAGCTATTTCAGTAGACTCTG ATCACAAGCCTCGAGTTCTCAATTCATGGGAAAAGAATTTGAAGTTTGTAGTGGCAGCTGTTGTTTCTGTTCTGTGCCTGATTTTGGTAATCTTAGGCATTCTATGGCGGAAAGGCTATTTTCGACCCAAGCCATCAAAGGAACAAG TCTTGAGGGGGTTAGATCTGCAGACTGGCTTTTTTACCTTCAGACAAATGCAAGCTGCTACAAACAACTTTGACGCTGCAAATAAAATTGGAGAAGGTGGTTTTGGGGCCGTCTACATG GGCGAATTGCTTGATGGCACCATAATTGCGATTAAAAAACTTTCTTCTAAATCAAAACAAGGAGATCGagaatttttgaatgaactaGGCATGATTTCAGGATTACAACACCCGAATGTTGTTAGGTTGTATGGATGTTGTGTTGAGGGAATTCAGCTGTTGTTGGTATATGAATACATGAAAAATAATAGCCTTGCACGTGCTTTATTCG GTCCTAAAGAAAGCCAGCTGAAATTAGACTGGCCTACTAGGCAGAAAATTTGTCTTGGCATAGCAAAAGGCCTAGCTTTCCTGCATGAGGAATCGAGTTTAAAAGTTGTACATCGAGACATCAAAACCACCAATGTGCTACTTGATGGCGATCTCAGTGCTAAAATCTCTGACTTCGGTTTGGCCAAGTTTGATGAGGAGGAAAACACCCATATTAGCACCCGAATTGCTGGAACTAT AGGATACATGGCCCCTGAATATGCATTATGGGGCTATCTCACCTTCAAGGCAGACGTTTATAGTTTTGGGATTGTTGCATTAGAGATCGTTACTGGGAAGAACAATACAAAATACCGACCTGAAGAGGATTATGTATGCCTTCAAGATTGG GCTCTTGTTTTACAACAAAAGGGAAACTTAATGGAGCTGGTGGATCCAAGGTTGGGGACGGAGTTCAATGAAGAAGAGGCAATTAGGATGACAAAAGTAGCCTTACTCTGCACTAATTCATCCCCAGCACTTAGACCAACCATGTCTGAAGTAGTAAACATGCTTGAAGGTCGAACCCTGGTTCCTGAATTAATCTTGGACCCAAGTATATTTGCTGATGAGTCGAGATTCGGAGCAGTAAAAGACCAATTTAATCGAATGCAATCTCAGAGTAGTAAAACCACCACGATTACTCAGTCATCGGATTCAACTTCAACAGCATTGCTTGGCTCTTCCTCAACACTTGTTGAACATCAATGA
- the LOC107928097 gene encoding probable LRR receptor-like serine/threonine-protein kinase At1g07650 isoform X3 — MGCSEVGDTECCYEPLIGANSKLFRKHNLSKISYYIFRSLENNLFSGTILPEFGKLVNLENLTLSANYLIGKFPSFLANLSNIKELRISSNNFSGKMPDIFQSWKQLEKLEIQASGFEGPIPSSLALLHNLVELRISDLPGEGSKFPNLKNMKNMYRLILRSCNISGPIPDYIWELSGMQILDLSFNNLEGNISDTESLTKTQYMYLTHNSLSGHIPNWLSIRDSRYQIDLSYNNITESSDSPSCRENLNLFKSFSGGKTLGLDNCLKNFPCSKDWYSVNINCAGGATAINGIDYEGDEDLGGPAKYFPLRETWETSSTGLFWDTDVTSRDFIAQNVSILRIKNSELYTRARLSPLSLTYYFRCLANGNYTVTLHFAEIVIRDNRSYQSLGRRIFDVYVQEKLELKDFSIQNEAKGVDKAVLRKIKTVVSNKTLTIRFHWAGKGTTATPRRGTYGPLISAISVDSDHKPRVLNSWEKNLKFVVAAVVSVLCLILVILGILWRKGYFRPKPSKEQVLRGLDLQTGFFTFRQMQAATNNFDAANKIGEGGFGAVYMGELLDGTIIAIKKLSSKSKQGDREFLNELGMISGLQHPNVVRLYGCCVEGIQLLLVYEYMKNNSLARALFGPKESQLKLDWPTRQKICLGIAKGLAFLHEESSLKVVHRDIKTTNVLLDGDLSAKISDFGLAKFDEEENTHISTRIAGTIGYMAPEYALWGYLTFKADVYSFGIVALEIVTGKNNTKYRPEEDYVCLQDWALVLQQKGNLMELVDPRLGTEFNEEEAIRMTKVALLCTNSSPALRPTMSEVVNMLEGRTLVPELILDPSIFADESRFGAVKDQFNRMQSQSSKTTTITQSSDSTSTALLGSSSTLVEHQ; from the exons ATGGGCTGCTCTGAAGTTGGAGACACT GAATGTTGCTATGAACCGCTTATCGGGGCCAATTCCAAGCTATTTAGGAAACATAACCTCTCTAAAATATCT TATTATATTTTCAGGAGCCTGGAGAACAACCTGTTTTCTGGAACTATTCTTCCCGAGTTTGGGAAATTGGTCAACCTGGAAAACCT TACTCTTAGTGCTAACTATCTCATCGGGAAGTTTCCCTCATTCCTGGCTAATCTGTCTAATATAAAAGAACT TAGGATTAGCAGTAACAATTTCTCTGGTAAGATGCCcgacatttttcaaagttggaagcAACTTGAGAAATT AGAGATTCAAGCTAGTGGTTTTGAAGGGCCAATTCCTTCAAGCTTAGCACTCTTGCATAACTTAGTGGAACT AAGGATCAGTGACTTACCTGGAGAGGGTTCAAAGTTTCCGaacttaaaaaatatgaaaaacatgtaTAGATT GATATTACGTAGCTGCAACATATCTGGACCAATCCCTGATTACATATGGGAACTTTCGGGAAtgcaaatttt AGATCTCAGCTTCAACAACTTGGAAGGTAACATTTCAGATACTGAAAGCCTTACAAAAACGCAATACAT GTATCTGACACACAACTCGCTTAGTGGGCACATTCCAAATTGGTTGAGTATTAGAGACAGCCGCTA CCAGATAGATctttcttataataatattacTGAAAGCTCTGACTCGCCTTCTTGTCGGGAAAATCT AAATTTGTTCAAAAGCTTCTCAGGAGGCAAAACCCT AGGACTAGATAACTGCCTGAAGAACTTTCCTTGCTCAAAAG ATTGGTATTCAGTAAATATAAACTGTGCTGGAGGAGCAACAGCTATTAATGGCATCGACTATGAGGGTGATGAAGACTTAGGAGGTCCAGCAAAATATTTTCCTCTCAGAGAGACTTGGGAAACTAGTAGCACGGGGCTTTTCTGGGATACCGATGTTACTTCAAGGGACTTTATAGCACAAAACGTTTCCATTCTCAGAATAAAGAACTCCGAGTTATACACAAGAGCACGCCTCTCTCCTCTTTCTCTGACATATTACTTCCGTTGCTTAGCAAATGGAAATTATACGGTTACACTTCATTTTGCGGAGATAGTTATCAGAGACAATAGATCCTATCAAAGTCTTGGAAGGAGGATATTTGATGTTTATGTCCAG GAGAAACTAGAATTGAAAGATTTCAGTATTCAAAATGAGGCAAAGGGTGTCGATAAAGCggttttaaggaaaattaaaaCTGTTGTCAGCAACAAAACTTTGACAATACGCTTTCACTGGGCTGGGAAGGGAACAACTGCAACCCCAAGAAGAGGAACATATGGTCCCTTGATATCAGCTATTTCAGTAGACTCTG ATCACAAGCCTCGAGTTCTCAATTCATGGGAAAAGAATTTGAAGTTTGTAGTGGCAGCTGTTGTTTCTGTTCTGTGCCTGATTTTGGTAATCTTAGGCATTCTATGGCGGAAAGGCTATTTTCGACCCAAGCCATCAAAGGAACAAG TCTTGAGGGGGTTAGATCTGCAGACTGGCTTTTTTACCTTCAGACAAATGCAAGCTGCTACAAACAACTTTGACGCTGCAAATAAAATTGGAGAAGGTGGTTTTGGGGCCGTCTACATG GGCGAATTGCTTGATGGCACCATAATTGCGATTAAAAAACTTTCTTCTAAATCAAAACAAGGAGATCGagaatttttgaatgaactaGGCATGATTTCAGGATTACAACACCCGAATGTTGTTAGGTTGTATGGATGTTGTGTTGAGGGAATTCAGCTGTTGTTGGTATATGAATACATGAAAAATAATAGCCTTGCACGTGCTTTATTCG GTCCTAAAGAAAGCCAGCTGAAATTAGACTGGCCTACTAGGCAGAAAATTTGTCTTGGCATAGCAAAAGGCCTAGCTTTCCTGCATGAGGAATCGAGTTTAAAAGTTGTACATCGAGACATCAAAACCACCAATGTGCTACTTGATGGCGATCTCAGTGCTAAAATCTCTGACTTCGGTTTGGCCAAGTTTGATGAGGAGGAAAACACCCATATTAGCACCCGAATTGCTGGAACTAT AGGATACATGGCCCCTGAATATGCATTATGGGGCTATCTCACCTTCAAGGCAGACGTTTATAGTTTTGGGATTGTTGCATTAGAGATCGTTACTGGGAAGAACAATACAAAATACCGACCTGAAGAGGATTATGTATGCCTTCAAGATTGG GCTCTTGTTTTACAACAAAAGGGAAACTTAATGGAGCTGGTGGATCCAAGGTTGGGGACGGAGTTCAATGAAGAAGAGGCAATTAGGATGACAAAAGTAGCCTTACTCTGCACTAATTCATCCCCAGCACTTAGACCAACCATGTCTGAAGTAGTAAACATGCTTGAAGGTCGAACCCTGGTTCCTGAATTAATCTTGGACCCAAGTATATTTGCTGATGAGTCGAGATTCGGAGCAGTAAAAGACCAATTTAATCGAATGCAATCTCAGAGTAGTAAAACCACCACGATTACTCAGTCATCGGATTCAACTTCAACAGCATTGCTTGGCTCTTCCTCAACACTTGTTGAACATCAATGA
- the LOC107928097 gene encoding probable LRR receptor-like serine/threonine-protein kinase At1g07650 isoform X1: protein MGRLATHPSTMNILFGLMILTVLMLICMEPNQVEAQVEPPYPPDYEVRALHEIATELGKKDWNYNENPCNNKSSWFTPPPPPNVPEAINNSTVTCNCSFPNGECHIDGIYLLGQDLDGVLPRSLVKLSHIKVLVLYLNYLNGTIPREWAALKLETLNVAMNRLSGPIPSYLGNITSLKYLSLENNLFSGTILPEFGKLVNLENLTLSANYLIGKFPSFLANLSNIKELRISSNNFSGKMPDIFQSWKQLEKLEIQASGFEGPIPSSLALLHNLVELRISDLPGEGSKFPNLKNMKNMYRLILRSCNISGPIPDYIWELSGMQILDLSFNNLEGNISDTESLTKTQYMYLTHNSLSGHIPNWLSIRDSRYQIDLSYNNITESSDSPSCRENLNLFKSFSGGKTLGLDNCLKNFPCSKDWYSVNINCAGGATAINGIDYEGDEDLGGPAKYFPLRETWETSSTGLFWDTDVTSRDFIAQNVSILRIKNSELYTRARLSPLSLTYYFRCLANGNYTVTLHFAEIVIRDNRSYQSLGRRIFDVYVQEKLELKDFSIQNEAKGVDKAVLRKIKTVVSNKTLTIRFHWAGKGTTATPRRGTYGPLISAISVDSDHKPRVLNSWEKNLKFVVAAVVSVLCLILVILGILWRKGYFRPKPSKEQVLRGLDLQTGFFTFRQMQAATNNFDAANKIGEGGFGAVYMGELLDGTIIAIKKLSSKSKQGDREFLNELGMISGLQHPNVVRLYGCCVEGIQLLLVYEYMKNNSLARALFGPKESQLKLDWPTRQKICLGIAKGLAFLHEESSLKVVHRDIKTTNVLLDGDLSAKISDFGLAKFDEEENTHISTRIAGTIGYMAPEYALWGYLTFKADVYSFGIVALEIVTGKNNTKYRPEEDYVCLQDWALVLQQKGNLMELVDPRLGTEFNEEEAIRMTKVALLCTNSSPALRPTMSEVVNMLEGRTLVPELILDPSIFADESRFGAVKDQFNRMQSQSSKTTTITQSSDSTSTALLGSSSTLVEHQ, encoded by the exons ATGGGCAGACTTGCTACACATCCTTCAACCATGAATATACTCTTTGGGCTCATGATTCTTACAGTCTTGATGCTCATTTGCATGGAACCAAACCAAGTTGAAGCCCAAGTGGAGCCGCCCTATCCTCCAGATTATGAAG TAAGAGCTCTTCATGAGATAGCAACAGAACTTGGGAAGAAGGATTGGAATTACAATGAAAACCCTTGCAACAATAAGTCAAGTTGGTTTACTCCACCGCCGCCGCCAAATGTGCCAGAGGCCATTAACAACAGTACTGTCACCTGCAATTGCTCCTTCCCCAATGGTGAATGTCATATTGATGGCAT CTATCTTTTGGGGCAGGATCTTGATGGTGTTCTACCACGCTCACTTGTCAAGCTATCACATATTAAAGTATT GGTACTATATCTGAACTATCTTAATGGCACAATACCACGTGAATGGGCTGCTCTGAAGTTGGAGACACT GAATGTTGCTATGAACCGCTTATCGGGGCCAATTCCAAGCTATTTAGGAAACATAACCTCTCTAAAATATCT GAGCCTGGAGAACAACCTGTTTTCTGGAACTATTCTTCCCGAGTTTGGGAAATTGGTCAACCTGGAAAACCT TACTCTTAGTGCTAACTATCTCATCGGGAAGTTTCCCTCATTCCTGGCTAATCTGTCTAATATAAAAGAACT TAGGATTAGCAGTAACAATTTCTCTGGTAAGATGCCcgacatttttcaaagttggaagcAACTTGAGAAATT AGAGATTCAAGCTAGTGGTTTTGAAGGGCCAATTCCTTCAAGCTTAGCACTCTTGCATAACTTAGTGGAACT AAGGATCAGTGACTTACCTGGAGAGGGTTCAAAGTTTCCGaacttaaaaaatatgaaaaacatgtaTAGATT GATATTACGTAGCTGCAACATATCTGGACCAATCCCTGATTACATATGGGAACTTTCGGGAAtgcaaatttt AGATCTCAGCTTCAACAACTTGGAAGGTAACATTTCAGATACTGAAAGCCTTACAAAAACGCAATACAT GTATCTGACACACAACTCGCTTAGTGGGCACATTCCAAATTGGTTGAGTATTAGAGACAGCCGCTA CCAGATAGATctttcttataataatattacTGAAAGCTCTGACTCGCCTTCTTGTCGGGAAAATCT AAATTTGTTCAAAAGCTTCTCAGGAGGCAAAACCCT AGGACTAGATAACTGCCTGAAGAACTTTCCTTGCTCAAAAG ATTGGTATTCAGTAAATATAAACTGTGCTGGAGGAGCAACAGCTATTAATGGCATCGACTATGAGGGTGATGAAGACTTAGGAGGTCCAGCAAAATATTTTCCTCTCAGAGAGACTTGGGAAACTAGTAGCACGGGGCTTTTCTGGGATACCGATGTTACTTCAAGGGACTTTATAGCACAAAACGTTTCCATTCTCAGAATAAAGAACTCCGAGTTATACACAAGAGCACGCCTCTCTCCTCTTTCTCTGACATATTACTTCCGTTGCTTAGCAAATGGAAATTATACGGTTACACTTCATTTTGCGGAGATAGTTATCAGAGACAATAGATCCTATCAAAGTCTTGGAAGGAGGATATTTGATGTTTATGTCCAG GAGAAACTAGAATTGAAAGATTTCAGTATTCAAAATGAGGCAAAGGGTGTCGATAAAGCggttttaaggaaaattaaaaCTGTTGTCAGCAACAAAACTTTGACAATACGCTTTCACTGGGCTGGGAAGGGAACAACTGCAACCCCAAGAAGAGGAACATATGGTCCCTTGATATCAGCTATTTCAGTAGACTCTG ATCACAAGCCTCGAGTTCTCAATTCATGGGAAAAGAATTTGAAGTTTGTAGTGGCAGCTGTTGTTTCTGTTCTGTGCCTGATTTTGGTAATCTTAGGCATTCTATGGCGGAAAGGCTATTTTCGACCCAAGCCATCAAAGGAACAAG TCTTGAGGGGGTTAGATCTGCAGACTGGCTTTTTTACCTTCAGACAAATGCAAGCTGCTACAAACAACTTTGACGCTGCAAATAAAATTGGAGAAGGTGGTTTTGGGGCCGTCTACATG GGCGAATTGCTTGATGGCACCATAATTGCGATTAAAAAACTTTCTTCTAAATCAAAACAAGGAGATCGagaatttttgaatgaactaGGCATGATTTCAGGATTACAACACCCGAATGTTGTTAGGTTGTATGGATGTTGTGTTGAGGGAATTCAGCTGTTGTTGGTATATGAATACATGAAAAATAATAGCCTTGCACGTGCTTTATTCG GTCCTAAAGAAAGCCAGCTGAAATTAGACTGGCCTACTAGGCAGAAAATTTGTCTTGGCATAGCAAAAGGCCTAGCTTTCCTGCATGAGGAATCGAGTTTAAAAGTTGTACATCGAGACATCAAAACCACCAATGTGCTACTTGATGGCGATCTCAGTGCTAAAATCTCTGACTTCGGTTTGGCCAAGTTTGATGAGGAGGAAAACACCCATATTAGCACCCGAATTGCTGGAACTAT AGGATACATGGCCCCTGAATATGCATTATGGGGCTATCTCACCTTCAAGGCAGACGTTTATAGTTTTGGGATTGTTGCATTAGAGATCGTTACTGGGAAGAACAATACAAAATACCGACCTGAAGAGGATTATGTATGCCTTCAAGATTGG GCTCTTGTTTTACAACAAAAGGGAAACTTAATGGAGCTGGTGGATCCAAGGTTGGGGACGGAGTTCAATGAAGAAGAGGCAATTAGGATGACAAAAGTAGCCTTACTCTGCACTAATTCATCCCCAGCACTTAGACCAACCATGTCTGAAGTAGTAAACATGCTTGAAGGTCGAACCCTGGTTCCTGAATTAATCTTGGACCCAAGTATATTTGCTGATGAGTCGAGATTCGGAGCAGTAAAAGACCAATTTAATCGAATGCAATCTCAGAGTAGTAAAACCACCACGATTACTCAGTCATCGGATTCAACTTCAACAGCATTGCTTGGCTCTTCCTCAACACTTGTTGAACATCAATGA